From a single Leptotrichia sp. OH3620_COT-345 genomic region:
- a CDS encoding NUDIX hydrolase, whose protein sequence is MENFRFLKGKKMTHPTTGITLEYLDKSNAVCFVLFNETKEKVILVKQFRPGPKDYTLEIVAGLIDEGEDPKTAAFRELREETGYTEEDVTDYEELGKSLFVSPGYTTENLYFYSGRLKSDSIKPKELSLDEGEEIEVKWISINDVLKETDDMKTVFGITYFKK, encoded by the coding sequence CAGGAATTACTTTGGAGTATCTTGATAAATCAAATGCAGTCTGTTTTGTACTATTTAATGAAACAAAGGAAAAAGTTATTCTTGTAAAGCAGTTCAGGCCGGGACCTAAAGATTATACCTTGGAAATAGTGGCGGGACTTATAGATGAGGGAGAAGATCCTAAAACAGCAGCTTTCAGAGAATTGAGAGAAGAAACAGGGTATACTGAAGAAGATGTGACTGATTATGAAGAACTTGGAAAAAGTCTGTTTGTTTCTCCGGGATACACTACGGAAAATCTTTATTTTTATAGCGGAAGATTAAAATCGGATTCTATAAAACCGAAAGAACTTTCTTTAGATGAAGGAGAGGAAATAGAAGTAAAATGGATTTCTATAAATGATGTATTAAAAGAAACAGATGATATGAAAACAGTGTTCGGAATAACATATTTCAAAAAATAG